The Geobacter sp. AOG2 genome includes a window with the following:
- a CDS encoding DUF2917 domain-containing protein, translating into MECYLAEGELIRLDGGPSGLRLRCSTGTVWLTRGDAGDYLVVAGTCFDVAPGQVALVEALKPAEIRLGELPMAGGVPHGTAVRLVSC; encoded by the coding sequence ATGGAGTGTTATCTGGCAGAGGGTGAATTGATACGTCTCGACGGCGGGCCATCGGGACTGAGGTTGCGCTGTTCAACGGGAACGGTTTGGTTGACCAGGGGAGATGCCGGGGATTACCTTGTCGTCGCGGGCACCTGTTTTGACGTAGCACCGGGGCAGGTGGCCCTGGTGGAGGCCCTTAAACCGGCAGAAATTCGCCTGGGGGAACTGCCCATGGCGGGAGGTGTTCCCCATGGAACCGCTGTTAGGCTGGTCTCCTGCTGA